One segment of Lytechinus variegatus isolate NC3 chromosome 13, Lvar_3.0, whole genome shotgun sequence DNA contains the following:
- the LOC121426104 gene encoding uncharacterized protein LOC121426104: MKSDISLVEHSSSLDTLSSSDDNRIVVASDKCVYVLEQTINTSFRHDFLCLSKEVLKDNKEDRQHYDVGVDTNEIKKLPRRSYSRQKFALNRLLHDDKVSAYSERFLAAKLSPVCDGNDRSILATLSNNNHVVVYFKRKGHWIKVENISDKLYEYAKKTNFTLRTDDKTVEEAETDQSTNFEECQRRTKSVTITGLEWSAVFHSSSAKPQPVRGKRGAKRKHTDSDADSNSNSFVLLATALKSNHLILWKFQCPVNEKTTSKIAEVMHTNYPKTTMHWFDGERNDKAYLATGGYNGLITVWSVSTEGSVTCRREVDIWEEKDDIPVQAITSVQSLCTGESYVLLAAKGPFVFAFQMRFVDGNMKITNQSHTLTLHNALVSGICNVRDKMCTSSTDGSIQVAKVKQDNDGISLDLHLLEPPKCMTKINGICASNNGIYLTTQKRLSSYATLKEKSNLTFKQIATDQEVEDILMEPQGRLCNKFDCLDWLYQRLPPDGSIQNTTKAILSEETLVNKTPGEILYLLKLRRLVVMMILHRLSRELYNYPLGRKRDDLDEIIQTKETHVKEISDRIFKLHVEISLETLSSGGGKKTITGRTKRVQKLMSDWLVLSSTPSEEPITANGSLERETCESCRLCGESIPLTSREDGFCRKGHRWNRCSLSLLLCQSMKPRSCAYCKSSYASKEETDCAWLRDLLSSYCLWCDGPLIER, from the exons atgaaatctgaCATTTCGCTGGTTGAGCATTCATCATCTCTCGACACATTGTCTTCTTCTGATGATAACAGGATTGTTGTTGCTTCAGACAAATGCGTCTATGTTTTG GAACAGACCATCAACACCTCTTTCAGACATGACTTTCTCTGCTTATCCAAGGAAGTTTTAAAGGACAACAAAGAAGATCGTCAGCACTATGACGTCGGAGTTGACACCAACGAGATCAAGAAGCTACCGAGAAGATCAT ATTCGCGGCAAAAGTTCGCATTGAATAGATTACTACATGATGATAAGGTATCGGCCTACTCAGAGAGATTCTTGGCTGCCAAGCTTTCCCCAGTATGTGATGGCAATGACAG gaGCATCCTGGCAACATTATCAAATAATAACCATGTTGTAGTCTACTTCAAAAGAAAAGGACATTGGATAAAG GTGGAAAATATATCTGACAAATTATACGAATATGCTAAGAAGACAAACTTCACATTGAGAACTGACGACAAAACGGTTGAAGAAGCAGAGACAGATCAGAGCACTAACTTTGAGGAATGCCAGAGGAGAACAAAAAGTGTGACAATTACAG GTTTGGAGTGGTCTGCGGTGTTTCATTCATCCTCTGCAAAGCCCCAGCCAGTGAGAGGCAAGCGAGGTGCTAAGAGGAAGCACACTGATAGTGATGCAGATTCCAACTCCAACAGTTTTGTTCTTCTGGCAACGGCTCTCAAAAGCAACCATCTTATCCTGTGGAAGTTTCAATGCCCTGTCAATGAGAA GACCACATCAAAGATTGCTGAAGTCATGCATACCAATTACCCTAAGACAACCATGCATTGGTTTGATGGTGAGAGAAATGATAAAG CGTACTTGGCTACTGGTGGTTATAATGGGTTGATCACTGTATGGAGTGTCTCAACAGAGGGCAGTGTGACTTGCAGAAGAGAAGTGGACATATGGGAGGAGAAAGACGATATACCGGTTCAAGCAATAACGTCAGTTCAATCACTCtgt ACTGGTGAATCTTACGTCCTCCTTGCTGCCAAAGGCCCTTTCGTTTTTGCCTTCCAGATGAGGTTTGTTGATGGGAACATGAAAATTACAAACCAGTCCCATACACTGACATTACATAATGCTCTGGTTTCAG GTATATGTAACGTCAGAGATAAAATGTGCACCTCATCAACAGATGGCAGTATACAGGTTGCCAAAGTCAAGCAAGATAATGATG GCATCTCATTAGATCTTCATTTGCTGGAACCCCCTAAGTGCATGACAAAGATTAATGGGATCTGTGCATCAAACAATGGCATCTACTTGACTACACAGAAGAG GCTTTCTAGTTATGCAACTCTGAAAGAGAAATCCAACCTGACCTTCAAACAGATAGCAACAGATCAGGAGGTTGAGGATATACTTATGGAACCTCAAG GCAGGCTATGCAACAAGTTTGACTGCCTTGACTGGTTGTACCAAAGATTGCCTCCAGATGGCAGCATTCAGAATACAACCAAAGCCATCCTTTCTGAAGAGACATTAGTCAACAAGACGCCGGGTGAGATTTTGTATCTGTTGAAGCTGAGACGtctggttgtgatgatgatccTCCACAGGCTATCCAGGGAGTTGTACAATTACCCATTAGGGAGGAAGAGAGATGACCTCGATGAGATTATTCAGACAAAG GAAACCCATGTGAAGGAGATCTCAGATCGTATTTTCAAGCTGCATGTAGAGATAAGCTTGGAAACTCTATCTTCAG GTGGAGGGAAGAAAACGATCACAGGAAGGACCAAACGTGTGCAAAAGCTAATGTCTGATTGGCTAGTGCTCAGTTCAACACCCTCCGAAGAACCAATCACAGCAAACGGCTCATTAGAAAGGGAAACATGCGAGAGTTGCAGATTGTGTGGAGAGA GTATTCCGCTTACATCTCGAGAAGATGGCTTCTGTCGGAAGGGACATAGATGGA ATCGTTGTAGCCTCTCTCTGTTGCTATGTCAGTCAATGAAACCAAGAAGCTGTGCTTATTGCAAAAGTTCTTATGCATCCAAGGAAGAAACAG ATTGTGCCTGGCTTCGTGATCTCCTAAGCTCATACTGTTTGTGGTGCGATGGACCCCTAATTGAAAGATGA
- the LOC121426105 gene encoding DNA repair protein XRCC2-like, whose amino-acid sequence MAAISETGAQLFARLGEKPSLARLNPKLIPPGLEPRPGDVVEVYGSSGSGKTELLLNLTAMCVLPEQWKGINIGGLGTSVVFVDTDHQFSMLRLFALLEHKVTNAIHQLKLRDNIEDHGKEKARTSCIRSECPDKNSDGIDQKGCVRQNPKVNVQCARRTTPSADQSTDDAHFSPPSEEEVEAFIKACLKRLYIVKIASSNQLVITLHSLESLLASQCDISVLMLDSVSAFYWLDRMKGDGAHHQGVNQKLAFTILSRLVQDYHLVLFATKAALVAKQPQNEFWSRLDSASETDCSHRTSSSTSSLKLSTEHHEFMGQEWTKLVTHRLVLEQRDHMTSDGPISSFLSVLKHKTSGNIYSCQFTIDQQGIQDGR is encoded by the exons ATGGCGGCGATTTCAGAAACTGGAGCTcag CTTTTTGCTCGACTTGGCGAGAAGCCCTCTCTTGCTAGACTGAACCCAAAACTGATCCCGCCAGGTTTGGAACCTCGACCTGGAGATGTGGTAGAGGTCTACGGCTCTAGCGGATCCGGAAAGACTGAACTGCTTTTGAACCTTACTGCAATGTGTGTTCTTCCAGAGCAGTGGAAGGGCATCAATATCGGGGGACTAGGAACCAGCGTTGTGTTTGTAGACACCGACCATCAGTTCTCAATGCTCAGACTGTTTGCCCTTCTGGAGCACAAAGTTACTAATGCTATTCATCAGTTGAAGCTTCGGGATAATATTGAAGATCATGGTAAGGAAAAAGCAAGGACATCATGTATCCGTTCCGAGTGTCCAGATAAAAACAGTGATGGGATTGACCAGAAAGGTTGCGTCCGACAGAATCCAAAAGTCAATGTACAATGTGCTCGCAGAACTACCCCATCTGCTGATCAATCAACTGATGATGCCCATTTTTCTCCCCCTTCTGAAGAAGAAGTAGAGGCTTTCATAAAGGCCTGCCTGAAGAGACTCTACATCGTGAAGATTGCTTCAAGCAACCAACTGGTCATAACCCTCCATTCTTTAGAATCCTTGCTTGCAAGCCAGTGTGACATTTCTGTGCTGATGTTGGATTCGGTATCAGCATTCTACTGGTTGGATCGGATGAAAGGCGATGGTGCACATCATCAGGGTGTCAACCAGAAGCTGGCATTTACAATCCTCTCCAGACTAGTCCAAGACTACCATTTAGTCCTCTTCGCTACCAAGGCAGCTCTTGTTGCCAAGCAACCTCAGAATGAATTCTGGTCACGACTTGATTCTGCTAGCGAAACAGATTGTTCTCAtcgaacatcatcatcaacatcaagtTTGAAATTAAGCACGGAGCATCATGAGTTCATGGGTCAAGAATGGACAAAGCTTGTCACTCATCGACTGGTCCTTGAGCAACGAGATCACATGACCTCTGATGGACCAATCAGCTCTTTTCTGTCAGTGCTGAAGCACAAGACCTCAGGAAATATATATTCGTGTCAATTCACAATAGATCAACAAGGTATACAGGACGGAAGATAA